CTCACAACCTCGTCATCGGGGTCGTAGACATAGCTATCAATCGTGCTGGCCATCTGCCGCACTTTGAACGGGGTCAGGAAACCGTCGTCAATCCCATCGCGCAACGCGTAGGTGTAGACGGGTTCGCCAAAGTAGGAATAGGTATCGGCATTAACCTTACGTTTGGGCGTCGCGGTCAGGCCAAGCTGCACGGCGGGTTCAAAATACTCCAGAATTTTGCGCCATGTGCTTTCGTCTTTGGCACCGCCCCGATGGCATTCGTCGATGATGATAAAGTCAAAGAAATCAGGCTCGTATTCGCGGAAGCTGAACTCTTCTTCGCCGTTCTTGCCTTCGGTCATGAAGGTCTGGAAGATCGTAAAGAACACGGATGCATTACGGGGCATCTTGCCCTTTTTGCTGATCTCTTTGGGGTTGATGCGGCTTAACGCATCCGGCTCAAACGCGGAAAACGAATTATACGCCTGATCTGCCAGGATGTTGCGGTCGGCGAGGAACAGGATGCGGGGCGGCGGGTTGGCTCTGCCGTAAGGCTCCAGCGGGATTGGAACAGCTTCCATGCGATCTGAAACGCGATGGAGGTTTTGCCGGTGCCTGTTGCCAGTGTCAGCAGGATGCGGCGGTCGCCCTTGGACATCGCCTCAAGCACGGCGTTGACGGCGGCGGCTTGGTAGTAGCGAGGTTGCCATTTGCCGCCTGCGGTCTCGAACGCGACCTGCCCGAAGCGGTCGCGCCATGCGTTGCCGGTGGGATAGCAGCGGTCCCAGAGGGCCGTGGGCGTGGGGACTGCATCCACCTCTTGCTCCGCACCAGTGTGCATGTCGATCTCGTGATAGCGCAGCCCGTTGGTGCAATAGGCAAAGCGCGCGCCGATGCGGGTGGCATAGTCATAGGCTTGGCCGCGCCCCTCGGTATGGGGCAGGGTGGCTTTCTTGGCCTCCATCACGGCGAGGACATGGCCTTTCATGCGCAAGACATAGTCTGCGGGTTTGGGGGCGTTTTGCGCGCCGCCGGACATAATGCGACCGGGCCAGAGCATTTCCTCCCGGCTGACCCGTGCGCCGTCTGTTTTGTCGGGGCCGGTCCAGCCTTGGGCCATCAATGCAGGGTCAATCCGGTCCGCGCGGGTGTCGGCTTCGGTCTCGTTCGGGCGGGGGGCGGGGTCAACCATCGGGCGAGCCTAGCTTTATGTGAGTTCGCCTGCAAAGGCCTTTTGCAGGAGGGATTGGCGGAGGTCGGATATGTCGGCGAGTTTTGGCCAAATTCACTTCAATAAGTGCTTCGCAATTTCGCTGAGCATTTTGGAGCATTGGGAGTAGTCTTTCTTGTTCCTTCACTTCGGGAAACGTAAAGCTAAGTTTGCGAAGATCGCGAATGTTAATCTGCCGTAAAGCCGCGCCATAAGTCTGAGCCTCAATTTGCTCTTGAATGTGACGGCTGCGAAATTGGTAATATCCAAAGTCTTGCAACATTTTTTGGCTATCGAAGCGAACAGGAACGATGCCCCGAGTGACGTTGCCGCCTTCCAGCTCAGGGAGGGCCTTCGCGACGACACCAGTAGTTCCCCTGACACAAAGGAGAATTTCATCACCCTGCAATCGAGTTCGTGCATAGCCGTCGGCTTTTTCGGGAGCGATTGTCTTTAAGCCAGTTCTGGAAATCAAAGACACTCCAAGATCGGTTGGCCGCACTACCGGCAGTCCACCTTCAACATCGTCACCGGGTTGAACGATACCGTAGGACAAAGTGCAGTTCTCAGAAACTGTATCTTGAAGGTTGGCTGACAACCATTTCTCTCCATTCTTCAAGAACAGTTCTTCCAAGAAAGCCCCAAACAACTCCCGCGCGTTTTGGAGGTTGGCTTCGGCGTGCTCGGTGGCGCGGGTCAGCCCCTCAAACGCCGCATCCAAAACCGCCACAATCCGCTTTTGCTCTTCGAGGGTCACATGGGGAACTTCCCAAGCTTTCAAAATACCCGTGTTTACCACTTGTTGGGCAGAGCCAACACGTTTCCCAAGAAGGTAATCCTGAGCGAAAGGCGATTTGATCATATAGTTTAAGAACTCTGGCAACAAACCTTCCTTTGGCCGTATCAGAATCATGTTTGCGCAGTTCGCTTCACCAAGTTCAGCCGGAACAATACCGCATTTCATTACGTCGGTGACGACGCGACCTAGCAATAAGTCACCTTGCTTCAGTTGCGACTTTTTTAGAGATGCGTGAAATTCTGGCGTAACTCTTTTGTAGTCTTCGAGTTGAAGGCCGTTATCACCAATATTTTGTGTCCTTAAGAACGGCACGCCGTCATCACAATAGTGCATAGATGTCGGCCCAACATGCCCGACTGAAACTCGTTCGCAAAGGGAGCTAAGCGGCTTAACCTCCCGGGCCGCCTTCACAACATCCCCCTGATCTGCGCCAGTATCTCTGCCGTCTCCGCATCCCGCGCCAGCATGTCCTCGATGATCTCCGCTGGTTCCCGCAAGGGTGCTTCCTCGGGCGCAAAGGG
This DNA window, taken from Sulfitobacter pacificus, encodes the following:
- a CDS encoding restriction endonuclease subunit S codes for the protein MHYCDDGVPFLRTQNIGDNGLQLEDYKRVTPEFHASLKKSQLKQGDLLLGRVVTDVMKCGIVPAELGEANCANMILIRPKEGLLPEFLNYMIKSPFAQDYLLGKRVGSAQQVVNTGILKAWEVPHVTLEEQKRIVAVLDAAFEGLTRATEHAEANLQNARELFGAFLEELFLKNGEKWLSANLQDTVSENCTLSYGIVQPGDDVEGGLPVVRPTDLGVSLISRTGLKTIAPEKADGYARTRLQGDEILLCVRGTTGVVAKALPELEGGNVTRGIVPVRFDSQKMLQDFGYYQFRSRHIQEQIEAQTYGAALRQINIRDLRKLSFTFPEVKEQERLLPMLQNAQRNCEALIEVNLAKTRRHIRPPPIPPAKGLCRRTHIKLGSPDG